A genome region from Arachis duranensis cultivar V14167 chromosome 6, aradu.V14167.gnm2.J7QH, whole genome shotgun sequence includes the following:
- the LOC107492400 gene encoding LOW QUALITY PROTEIN: uncharacterized protein LOC107492400 (The sequence of the model RefSeq protein was modified relative to this genomic sequence to represent the inferred CDS: substituted 1 base at 1 genomic stop codon), giving the protein MPLMNTLHALPFSNTGFSPLNKCLRKTGPRLPSSLQKQLERLNPTAPIESDQDTDSADGDAAERDLLPHDFYEYEEQQAEEESKRNKRYDPGCVDNLQLPIDRSDESEDESIQSDDDNEDDDDDDDDDDDDGLKRTGGAADDDSSEEGDGRHTRMLQGITGMPSEAFEGKKKRKMKDDVIPELYPESEYNPSRDVVDGDGQISIDDLLNPLQDNPGFGKLRKRIQQIENNSKPIHAPLRTADQAKVERKVAYEISKKEVTKWQQIIQRNREAPTLLFDENVDLGFSTVGAIASEFEPRTEFERKMAALVSDDKVMEAHKKDGSRLLEMNMVSVEEEKDRQSRIAKMRSLLFRHEMKAKRIKKIKSKTYHRLLKKDRLESEVSKIQMDPEAAKEFTMKQERLRAEERMTLKHKNQNRWAKRILTRGLNSQDEGTRAAIAEQLQRHADLTRKMHSMKDSSSSSDDSSDEDAGDSGSDQDMASKVLRKAIEKTKKVIDEDNETPKSGLLSLPFMVIIYXCIYLCGMEKRKEAVVEEANLALQEYKDSKNKLENSVGSEEPETTSISGRRVFGASKTHISDAGNKVKSDYNYGGSDSEDDIRASKNGNIETGGSNILEKDVNSDSVLIQEDTDNHQESVFKDFNEIVKNPGPKTTYEVSLFVSDTWKKAKNRNEDGTNGKKSAIAAGPVRQDIKDTVKEAEEDSDTDSEGQMVDGILTAGSNLSYELPSQEELIRQAFAGDDVEDEFDKYKMEILNEENPEPEKPVLLPGWGQWTHVQKKKGLPSWMLKEHENAQKKREEAIKKRKDARLKNVIISEKINKKAEKLHTKALPFPFTSKEAFEQSMRVPIGPEFNPATAIGPLTRPEVVKRPGVIIKPIEFEEVNPDGKPEQRGGDKHRSKKNKGSGGRSMKKTTV; this is encoded by the exons ATGCCATTGATGAACACTTTGCACGCGCTCCCCTTCTCCAACACGGGTTTCTCACCCCTTAATAAGTGTCTGAG GAAGACGGGCCCTCGTTTGCCCTCCTCGTTGCAGAAGCAGCTGGAGCGCTTAAACCCTACCGCTCCCATTGAAAGCGACCAAGATACCGATTCAGCTGACGGTGACGCCGCAGAACGCGATCTTCTCCCCCATGATTTTTACGAGTATGAGGAACAACAGGCCGAGGAGGAGTCCAAGAGGAACAAGCGCTACGATCCTGGTTGCGTCGATAACCTCCAGCTCCCTATTGACCGTTCTGATGAATCCGAG GATGAGAGTATACAATCTGATGATGATAacgaggatgatgatgatgatgatgatgatgatgatgatgatgggttGAAAAGGACTGGAGGTGCTGCTGATGATGATTCTAGCGAGGAAGGTGATGGAAGGCATACAAGGATGTTACAAGGAATTACTGGTATGCCAAGTGAGGCTTTTGAAG gcaagaagaagaggaagatgaaagATGATGTTATACCAGAGCTATATCCGGAGTCTGAATATAATCCTAGTCGTGATGTTGTGGATGGTGATGGACAAATTAGCATCGATGACCTTTTGAATCCTCTTCAGGATAATCCTGGTTTTGGAAAACTTAGGAAAAGAATACAACAAATTGAGAACAATTCTAAACCTATACATGCACCACTTCGAACGGCAGATCAAGCAAAGGTGGAGAGGAAGGTAGCTTATGAAATATCAAAGAAAGAGGTCACGAAGTGGCAGCAAATTATTCAGAGAAATAGAGAAGCACCAACTCTTTTATTTGATGAGAATGTAGATTTAGGGTTTTCAACTGTAGGGGCAATAGCTTCTGAATTTGAACCCAGAACTGAATTTGAGAGGAAAATGGCTGCACTAGTTTCTGATGACAAAGTTATGGAAGCTCATAAAAAGGATGGTTCTAGGCTTCTTGAGATGAACATG GTCTctgttgaagaagaaaaggatagGCAAAGCCGTATTGCTAAAATGCGGAGCCTTCTTTTCCGTCATGAAATGAAGGCAAAGCGTATCAAAAAGATCAAGTCCAAAACATATCATCGTTTGTTGAAGAAAGATAGATTGGAGAGCGAAGTTTCTAAGATTCAAATGGACCCTGAAGCTGCTAAAGAATTTACCATGAAACAAGAGCGCCTGAGAGCTGAG GAGCGTATGACACTCAAACACAAAAACCAGAACCGGTGGGCTAAGCGTATCTTAACACGTGGTTTGAACAGCCAAGATGAAGGAACTCGTGCTGCCATAGCTGAACAACTTCAAAGGCATGCTGACCTGACAAGAAAAATGCACTCTATGAAGGATAGCAGCAGCAGCAGTGATGATAGCAGTGATGAGGATGCTGGAGATTCTGGTTCTGATCAGGATATGGCTTCCAAGGTTTTGAGAAAAGCAATAGAAAAGACAAAGAAAGTGATAGATGAAGATAATGAAACTCCCAAGTCCGGGTTGCTTTCTCTTCCTTTCATGGTAATTATATATTg ATGCATATATCTATGTGGAatggagaagagaaaagaggcAGTTGTTGAAGAAGCCAACCTTGCTCTTCAAGAATACAAGGATTCCAAGAATAAGCTGGAGAACTCTGTTGGCTCAGAAGAACCAGAAACCACTTCTATCAGTGGCAGAAGAGTGTTTGGAGCATCTAAAACCCATATCTCTGATGCAGGTAATAAGGTGAAATCAGATTACAATTACGGTGGCAGTGACAGTGAGGATGACATAAGGGCCAGTAAAAATGGCAATATAGAGACTGGGGGAAGTAACATTTTGGAGAAAGATGTGAACAGTGATTCAGTCTTGATTCAAGAAGACACTGATAATCATCAGGAATCTGTATTTAAG GACTTTAATGAGATTGTAAAAAATCCTGGGCCAAAAACGACATATGAAGTTTCCTTATTTGTATCAGATACATGGAAAAAG GCTAAAAACAGAAATGAAGACGGCACAAATGGCAAGAAGTCTGCAATTGCTGCAGGACCCGTTAGGCAAGATATAAAA GATACTGTAAAAGAAGCTGAAGAGGATAGTGATACAGATAGTGAAGGACAGATGGTTGACGGAATTCTGACTGCTGGTTCCAATCTATCTTATGAGCTTCCTTCTCAGGAAGAGCTCATTCGGCAAGCTTTTGCGGGGGATGATGTAGAAGATGAGTTTGACAAGTATAAGATGGAGATTCTCAATGAAGAAAATCCCGAGCCAGAAAAGCCTGTATTACTTCCTGGCTGGGGGCAATGGACGCATGTACAGAAAAAGAAAGGTTTACCATCTTGGATGCTGAAAGAGCATGAAAATGCCCAGAAAAAGAGGGAAGAAGCTATTAAGAAGAGAAAGGATGCTCGGCTAAAAAATGTGATAATCTCTGAGAAGATAAATAAGAAG GCTGAGAAACTCCACACAAAAGCATTGCCGTTTCCTTTTACTTCTAAAGAGGCTTTTGAACAGAGCATGCGTGTCCCCATTGGACCAGAATTTAACCCGGCAACTGCAATCGGACCTCTTACCCGGCCTGAA GTGGTGAAGAGACCAGGTGTTATCATAAAACCAATAGAGTTTGAGGAAGTGAATCCAGATGGAAAACCAGAGCAACGGGGTGGAGATAAGCATAGATCCAAGAAAAATAAAGGCAGTGGTGGCAGATCCATGAAGAAAACAACGGTTTAG
- the LOC107492479 gene encoding caffeoylshikimate esterase isoform X1, whose product MDLEFEYQEEYWRNSRGMQLFTCKWLPLSSPKALVFLCHGYGMECSRFMRECGVRLACARYAVYGVDYEGHGKSQGARCYIKKFDNIVHDCFDFFSSVTRLEEYRGKPRFLYGESMGGAVALLLHMKHHSFWDGAVLVAPMCKISEKVKPHQVVINILTKVEDIIPKWKIVPTKDVINSAFKDPAKRERIRKNTLIYQERPRLKTALEMLRTSMSIEESLYKVTLPFFVLHGEADTVTDPDVSGALYERASSKDKTIKLYPSMWHGLTSGEPDDNIDIVFDDIITWLDTHNTNNLASSHSTLQPCATTANKTTTTSSVLHKTHIIKRRRSYLCGLKRRNSLHHSAT is encoded by the exons ATGgatttagagtttgaatatCAAGAG GAGTACTGGAGAAATTCAAGAGGAATGCAACTCTTTACATGCAAATGGTTACCTCTATCTTCTCCAAAGGCTCTTGTCTTCCTTTGCCATG GGTATGGCATGGAGTGCAGTCGCTTCATGAGAG AATGTGGAGTAAGGCTAGCTTGTGCGAGGTACGCCGTGTACGGTGTGGATTATGAAGGACATGGAAAATCCCAAGGTGCCCGTTGTTACATCAAGAAATTTGATAATATTGTTCACGATTGCTTTGACTTTTTCAGCTCAGTCACCA GGCTTGAAGAGTACCGTGGAAAACCCAGGTTCTTGTATGGGGAATCCATGGGAGGGGCTGTGGCCCTACTTTTGCATATGAAGCACCATTCTTTTTGGGACGGTGCCGTTCTTGTTGCACCCATGTGTAAG ATATCAGAGAAGGTGAAACCACACCAGGTGGTGATCAATATACTGACTAAAGTAGAAGATATAATTCCCAAGTGGAAGATCGTCCCCACTAAGGATGTCATCAACTCAGCCTTCAAAGACCCTGCCAAACGAGAAAGG ATAAGGAAGAACACGCTGATATACCAAGAGAGGCCTCGGCTGAAAACAGCACTAGAGATGTTGAGAACAAGCATGAGTATTGAGGAGAGTTTATACAAAGTGACACTGCCATTCTTTGTGTTGCATGGCGAAGCAGACACAGTGACTGACCCTGATGTGAGTGGGGCATTGTATGAGAGAGCAAGTAGCAAAGACAAGACCATCAAACTCTACCCTTCTATGTGGCATGGTTTGACTTCTGGTGAGCCTGATGACAACATCGACATTGTCTTTGATGACATCATTACGTGGTTAGACACACACAATACCAATAATCTTGCATCGTCCCATTCTACTCTTCAACCCTGTGCTACCACCGCTAATAAGACGACTACTACTAGCAGTGTTCTCCATAAAACACACATCATCAAGAGGAGGAGAAGCTATCTCTGTGGGTTGAAAAGACGCAATTCCCTGCACCATTCTGCAACTTAG
- the LOC107492479 gene encoding caffeoylshikimate esterase isoform X2 has product MDLEFEYQEEYWRNSRGMQLFTCKWLPLSSPKALVFLCHGYGMECSRFMRECGVRLACARYAVYGVDYEGHGKSQGLEEYRGKPRFLYGESMGGAVALLLHMKHHSFWDGAVLVAPMCKISEKVKPHQVVINILTKVEDIIPKWKIVPTKDVINSAFKDPAKRERIRKNTLIYQERPRLKTALEMLRTSMSIEESLYKVTLPFFVLHGEADTVTDPDVSGALYERASSKDKTIKLYPSMWHGLTSGEPDDNIDIVFDDIITWLDTHNTNNLASSHSTLQPCATTANKTTTTSSVLHKTHIIKRRRSYLCGLKRRNSLHHSAT; this is encoded by the exons ATGgatttagagtttgaatatCAAGAG GAGTACTGGAGAAATTCAAGAGGAATGCAACTCTTTACATGCAAATGGTTACCTCTATCTTCTCCAAAGGCTCTTGTCTTCCTTTGCCATG GGTATGGCATGGAGTGCAGTCGCTTCATGAGAG AATGTGGAGTAAGGCTAGCTTGTGCGAGGTACGCCGTGTACGGTGTGGATTATGAAGGACATGGAAAATCCCAAG GGCTTGAAGAGTACCGTGGAAAACCCAGGTTCTTGTATGGGGAATCCATGGGAGGGGCTGTGGCCCTACTTTTGCATATGAAGCACCATTCTTTTTGGGACGGTGCCGTTCTTGTTGCACCCATGTGTAAG ATATCAGAGAAGGTGAAACCACACCAGGTGGTGATCAATATACTGACTAAAGTAGAAGATATAATTCCCAAGTGGAAGATCGTCCCCACTAAGGATGTCATCAACTCAGCCTTCAAAGACCCTGCCAAACGAGAAAGG ATAAGGAAGAACACGCTGATATACCAAGAGAGGCCTCGGCTGAAAACAGCACTAGAGATGTTGAGAACAAGCATGAGTATTGAGGAGAGTTTATACAAAGTGACACTGCCATTCTTTGTGTTGCATGGCGAAGCAGACACAGTGACTGACCCTGATGTGAGTGGGGCATTGTATGAGAGAGCAAGTAGCAAAGACAAGACCATCAAACTCTACCCTTCTATGTGGCATGGTTTGACTTCTGGTGAGCCTGATGACAACATCGACATTGTCTTTGATGACATCATTACGTGGTTAGACACACACAATACCAATAATCTTGCATCGTCCCATTCTACTCTTCAACCCTGTGCTACCACCGCTAATAAGACGACTACTACTAGCAGTGTTCTCCATAAAACACACATCATCAAGAGGAGGAGAAGCTATCTCTGTGGGTTGAAAAGACGCAATTCCCTGCACCATTCTGCAACTTAG